The Toxorhynchites rutilus septentrionalis strain SRP chromosome 3, ASM2978413v1, whole genome shotgun sequence genome includes a region encoding these proteins:
- the LOC129777906 gene encoding abnormal spindle-like microcephaly-associated protein homolog: MNYLLHRQRTPGAVIPVPDELKELMSEISREVLRAQPPNVIGFIADYLEAKLIRRENQIVANKVVDTVLDISLDIIALLDEIGLTREKAERVVQLIREAFRNHFRVRTSDDSLREVFREEEVLRRLVDECEFTDEEALKTGKIIERAYKTYFLRNVYKDYHGPAVTRDWKDAAKHTLGIYAASGATKEEMERAAVRIQAAYRGYYTRKRQELDQKAVVIQQAYRKHQTKQLVSGVLDDIIEDVVDPKFSGREEVIWIVDMVLDKELCNEPGNKQQMEEAAVKIQSVFRGKQTRKHLREHSYDGDEQRITKISLDSLANPPPSSSSKKDLEKAAILAQSAARGHLTRRQIQKEKAAIQIQSHARGHLTRKKLSKNQTDK, encoded by the exons ATGAATTATCTTCTCCACCGTCAGCGCACCCCAGGGGCCGTGATACCCGTTCCGGACGAGCTCAAGGAACTAATGTCGGAGATTAGCCGAGAAGTGCTACGTGCACAGCCTCCCAATGTGATCGGTTTTATTGCGGACTATCTGGAGGCAAAACTGATCCGACGGGAGAATCAGATCGTTGCGAACAAAGTGGTTGACACGGTGCTGGACATTAGCCTGGACATCATCGCGCTGTTGGACGAGATTGGACTCACCCGGGAAAAGGCAGAACGGGTGGTGCAACTGATTCGGGAAGCATTCCGAAATCACTTTCGTGTGCGCACTTCGGACGACAGTTTGAGGGAAGTTTTTCGCGAAGAGGAAGTTCTCAGAAGGCTTGTGGATGAGTGTGAATTTACCGATGAGGAAGCGTTGAAAACGGGAAAGATCATTGAGCGAGCTTACAAGACCTACTttttgagaaatgtttataaggATTACCACGGACCGGCAGTGACACGTGACTGGAAAGACGCGGCGAAACACACACTGGGGATCTATGCTGCCAGTGGAGCTACAAAAGAGGAAATGGAACGGGCAGCCGTACGAATACAAGCTGCCTATCGTGGGTACTACACAAGAAAGCGACAGGAGTTGGATCAGAAGGCGGTGGTTATCCAGCAAGCATATCGGAAGCATCAAACAAAACAACTTGTTTCCGGTGTTTTGGATGACATCATAGAAGACGTCGTAGACCCAAAATTCTCAGGGCGTGAAGAAGTTATATGGATTGTAGATATGGTTCTCGATAAAGAGTTGTGCAATGAACCCGGTAATAAGCAACAAATGGAAGAAGCCGCTGTAAAAATACAATCAGTGTTTCGAGGAAAACAAACGAGGAAACATCTGCGTGAACACAGTTACGACGGTGACGAACAACGAATAACAAAAATTTCACTGGATTCCCTTGCAAACCCACCACCAAGCAGCAGCTCGAAGAAAGACCTTGAAAAGGCAGCTATTCTGGCACAATCTGCGGCTCGAGGTCACCTAACGCGTCGGCAGATCCAAAAGGAGAAAGCTGCTATACAAATACAG AGTCATGCTCGGGGCCACCTTACACGAAAGAAGCTAtcaaagaatcagacagacaagtAA